Proteins co-encoded in one Malus sylvestris chromosome 9, drMalSylv7.2, whole genome shotgun sequence genomic window:
- the LOC126582403 gene encoding GEM-like protein 5 — MNHPNNQASQPPLYPSISPPSHQDINPFLPTPPPEDINPFHQTPAPMPPSSSPLIHFETPPSVSSPQKGKTEELKHTTPDQDVPSSSSGASPTLIPPTPSEEEKSAQWGTHVMGHPAVPTCHPDNKKATLWGAAGTEQAHNPYLQYKPLDKSNNTSPLESMLQVFNSWSNKAESMANNIWHNLKTGTSVSGAAWAKMNVTAKAITGGGFEALYKQTFATYPNEKLYKSFACYLSTSTGPVAGTLYLSNIHTAFCSDRPLSFTAPSGQVTWSYYKIMVPLGNIATINPVVMRENPTEKYIQIVTIDGHDFWFMGFVNYEKASRHLSHSISTFVASGVAVEPVVAADKDIAYQKPDKADY; from the exons ATGAACCACCCCAACAACCAAGCATCCCAACCTCCTCTATACCCCTCCATTTCTCCTCCCTCTCACCAAGACATAAACCCCTTCCTCCCAACTCCTCCGCCTGAAGATATCAACCCTTTTCATCAAACACCTGCGCCGATGCCACCGTCCTCGTCGCCGCTAATCCATTTCGAAACACCTCCTAGCGTATCCTCACCTCAGAAAGGGAAAACCGAAGAGCTAAAACACACTACTCCTGATCAAGATGTTCCGTCGTCGTCAAGCGGCGCATCTCCTACGCTAATCCCACCAACTCCAAGTGAGGAAGAAAAATCAGCGCAGTGGGGGACTCACGTCATGGGGCACCCTGCCGTCCCAACATGCCATCCGGACAACAAAAAAGCAACTCTGTGGGGTGCTGCCGGAACCGAGCAAGCCCATAATCCCTACCTCCAGTACAAACCCCTTGACAAGTCCAACAACACCAGTCCATTGGAATCCATGCTCCAAGTCTTCAACTCCTGGAGCAACAAGGCCGAGTCCATGGCCAACAACATCTGGCACAACC TGAAAACGGGGACATCGGTGTCTGGAGCAGCGTGGGCGAAGATGAACGTGACGGCGAAAGCAATAACAGGAGGAGGATTTGAGGCTCTGTACAAGCAGACATTTGCGACTTATCCCAACGAGAAGCTGTACAAGTCATTTGCCTGTTATCTGTCCACATCCACAGGACCAGTTGCCGGAACTCTTTACCTCTCTAATATCCATACAGCTTTCTGCAGCGACCGCCCTTTATCCTTCACCGCCCCCTCCGGCCAGGTCACCTGGAGCTACTACAAAATAATGGTACCATTGGGAAATATTGCAACTATCAATCCAGTGGTGATGAGGGAAAATCCAACGGAGAAGTACATCCAGATTGTGACGATCGACGGCCATGATTTCTGGTTCATGGGTTTTGTTAATTACGAAAAGGCGTCGAGGCATTTGAGCCACAGTATTTCAACATTTGTGGCATCTGGAGTTGCCGTCGAACCAGTCGTTGCTGCAGACAAGGACATTGCATACCAGAAGCCTGACAAGGCTGACTATTAG
- the LOC126582404 gene encoding uncharacterized protein LOC126582404 has translation MAIPITNALLSTAVALFLFTSALASSDVPFIVTHKKASLNRLKSGAERVLVSIDIYNQGSSTAYDVSLSDETWPQDIFDVVSGSTSKSWERLDAGGIISHSFELEGKEKLLFNGAPALITFRIPTNAALQESYSTPIFPLDVLADRPAEKKFEWVKRLLAKYGSLISVVSIVVLFVYLVATPSKSGAAKGSKKKR, from the exons ATGGCGATTCCGATCACCAACGCTCTCCTCTCGACGGCGGTAGCTCTTTTTCTGTTCACGTCAGCGCTCGCGAGCTCCGACGTGCCTTTCATCGTCACCCACAAGAAGGCCTCCCTCAACCGGCTCAAGTCCGGCGCCGAGCGCGTCCTTGTCTCCATCGACATCTACAACCAAGGATCTTC CACGGCTTATGATGTAAGCTTGAGTGATGAGACCTGGCCTCAGGATATCTTCGATGTTGTTAGTGGTAGCACTTCCAAGTCATGGGAAAGGCTTGATGC AGGTGGCATTATATCCCACTCTTTTGAATTGGAGGGCAAAGAAAAATTACTTTTCAACGGTGCACCAGCTCTTATTACATTCCGCATTCCCACAAATGCTGCTTTACAG GAGTCTTATTCAACTCCAATATTTCCTTTAGATGTTCTTGCAGACAGGCCTGCTGAGAAGAAATTTGAGTGG GTTAAG AGGCTTCTGGCAAAGTATGGGTCTCTGATCTCTGTGGTGTCCATTGTGGTTCTATTTGTGTACCTGGTTGCCACTCCATCCAAATCCGGTGCTGCAAAAGGAAGCAAGAAGAAGCGTTAA